In one Cryomorphaceae bacterium genomic region, the following are encoded:
- a CDS encoding FAA hydrolase family protein, with protein sequence MKIICVGRNYAKHARELNNPVPSQPIIFLKPETALIPKGHPFFYPNFTKDLHHEVELVVRINRVGKHIAAEYAHKYYDEIGIGVDFTARDVQQECKEKGHPWERAKAFDHSAPVGKKFVAVSQLPNPEAIRFRLEKNGQTVQEGNSADMIFSIPQLIEDVSKFMTLKIGDLIFTGTPEGVGPVQVGDKLEAFLEDQSLLKFDIR encoded by the coding sequence ATGAAAATCATTTGTGTAGGACGCAATTATGCCAAACACGCCCGCGAGCTCAACAATCCTGTTCCCTCGCAACCCATCATTTTTCTGAAACCGGAAACCGCACTTATTCCAAAGGGTCACCCTTTCTTTTACCCCAATTTCACCAAAGACTTACACCACGAAGTAGAGCTGGTTGTACGAATCAACAGGGTAGGTAAACATATTGCTGCTGAATACGCCCACAAATACTACGATGAAATCGGAATAGGTGTTGATTTTACCGCGCGGGATGTTCAGCAGGAATGCAAGGAAAAAGGACATCCCTGGGAACGTGCAAAAGCTTTTGACCACAGCGCTCCTGTGGGTAAAAAATTTGTCGCTGTAAGCCAGCTTCCCAACCCGGAGGCCATCCGCTTTCGGTTAGAAAAAAACGGCCAGACCGTGCAGGAGGGAAACAGCGCCGACATGATTTTTTCCATTCCGCAACTCATTGAAGACGTCTCCAAATTCATGACCTTGAAAATCGGCGACCTGATTTTCACCGGAACCCCCGAAGGAGTGGGACCTGTTCAGGTGGGCGACAAACTTGAGGCTTTTCTCGAAGACCAATCACTGCTGAAATTCGATATCCGTTAA
- a CDS encoding DUF4197 domain-containing protein gives MTVAIVSGCTTQQLADFGRILEGASETPLTTAEVDAGLREALIQGISVGADEVSKVGGYLNNPQIRIPFPPEVVRVENTLRDIGMGSLIDQFVSTLNRGAEEAAKEAKPVFIAAIRQMTIQDAFAILRGKEDEATRYLRRTTTGELTQRFSPIISQALDKTEATRYYGDIVNTYNAIPFVQQVNPDLTSYATERAIDGLFVMIAQEERKIRKDPVARTTEILKRVFGSPEAQG, from the coding sequence ATGACCGTGGCCATTGTGTCGGGCTGTACTACCCAGCAACTGGCTGATTTTGGTAGAATTTTAGAGGGAGCTAGCGAAACACCGCTCACTACTGCCGAGGTGGACGCCGGATTGCGTGAGGCTCTGATTCAGGGTATTAGTGTGGGCGCCGACGAAGTTTCGAAGGTGGGTGGTTACCTGAACAATCCGCAGATCCGAATTCCATTTCCGCCAGAGGTGGTGCGCGTTGAGAATACCTTGCGCGATATTGGCATGGGCTCTCTTATTGACCAGTTTGTGAGCACCCTGAATCGCGGTGCAGAAGAAGCAGCCAAAGAAGCCAAGCCGGTTTTTATTGCGGCAATACGCCAAATGACCATCCAGGATGCCTTTGCTATCTTGCGCGGTAAGGAAGACGAGGCCACCCGATACTTGCGCCGCACAACTACAGGTGAACTCACCCAGCGCTTTAGCCCCATCATTTCGCAGGCCCTTGATAAAACCGAGGCCACCAGGTACTACGGCGACATTGTAAACACCTACAATGCTATTCCGTTTGTACAGCAGGTAAATCCGGATCTCACAAGTTATGCCACCGAGCGCGCCATTGATGGCCTGTTTGTGATGATTGCCCAGGAAGAGCGCAAAATCAGGAAAGATCCTGTGGCACGAACCACCGAAATTCTCAAGCGTGTATTTGGCTCTCCTGAGGCTCAGGGCTAA
- a CDS encoding 3'-5' exonuclease — protein sequence MKLKLQRPLAFIDLETTGVDVATDRIVEIAIVKWNPDGSEEKHSYRVNPERPIPPESSAIHGIYDADVANEPTFEALSKKLFKLLFDCDLAGYNSNKFDIPLLAEEFLRAGIFFDLSERHLVDVQNIFHKLERRTLAAGYRFYCGKILNNAHSALADTEATLEIFKAQMERYLGQPLEDDFGNELVPFDNTIESIHRFSKVQNNVDLMGRIVYNDNEVPVFNFGKYKGMPVTEVLLKDPGYYSWMMRGDFPMYTKKVLTAIKESM from the coding sequence ATGAAATTAAAACTGCAACGTCCCCTCGCCTTTATAGATCTTGAAACCACAGGTGTAGATGTGGCTACCGACCGTATTGTGGAAATAGCCATCGTGAAATGGAACCCCGATGGCTCTGAGGAAAAGCACTCCTACCGGGTGAATCCGGAAAGACCCATACCGCCGGAATCCAGCGCTATTCACGGAATTTATGACGCCGACGTGGCCAACGAACCCACATTTGAGGCATTGAGCAAAAAACTGTTTAAGCTTCTGTTTGACTGCGACCTCGCAGGGTACAACTCCAACAAGTTCGACATTCCACTGCTGGCTGAGGAGTTTCTGCGGGCAGGAATCTTCTTTGACCTGAGTGAGCGACACCTTGTGGACGTGCAAAACATATTTCACAAACTGGAACGAAGAACACTTGCTGCCGGATACAGATTTTACTGCGGGAAAATTCTGAACAACGCGCACAGCGCGCTGGCCGACACAGAAGCTACTCTTGAGATATTCAAAGCGCAAATGGAGCGCTATTTGGGTCAGCCACTCGAAGATGATTTTGGCAATGAGTTGGTTCCCTTCGACAACACAATCGAAAGTATTCACCGCTTCTCCAAGGTTCAAAACAATGTTGACCTGATGGGACGCATTGTGTACAATGACAACGAAGTTCCTGTCTTCAATTTTGGAAAATACAAAGGCATGCCTGTTACTGAAGTGCTTTTAAAAGACCCCGGATACTACAGTTGGATGATGCGAGGCGATTTTCCGATGTACACCAAAAAAGTCCTTACCGCGATTAAAGAATCCATGTAG